AAGCTGCCAAAGCTAACGTTTTTTGGATCTTCTCTGCACATTCCGTAGCCTCTTCTGTTCCGTAACGCAGACCTAAAGCGGCAATCATATCGCCCTCAGCTGTGATACCCACACCTGTACGACGTCCCTGCAATGTCTTCTTCTGGATCTTTTCCCACAAATGACGTTCAGTTTCCTTCACTTCCATTGATTCCGGATCAGAGTCGATCTTTTCCAGGATCTTTTCGATCTTTTCTGATTCCAGATCGATAATGTCATCCATAATACGCTGTGCCAGTTCTACATGCTTTTTAAACAGATCATAGTCAAAATAAGCATCTTTTGTAAACGGATTCACAACATAAGAATAAAGATTGATAGCCAGCAAACGGCAACTATCATACGGACAAAGAGGTATTTCACCACAAGGGTTCGTAGAAACCGTACGGAAACCAAGATCTGCATACGAATCCGGAACTGATTCACGAAGAATTGTATCCCAAAATAATACACCGGGTTCAGCAGACTTCCATGCGTTATGGATGATCTTCTTCCACAAAGCCGGTGCGTCAATTTCTTTCACCGTTGTCGGATCATTCGAATCGATCGGGTATTGTTGTTTATACGGACTGCCGCTAACCACAGCATTCATAAAATCATCGTCAATCTTTACAGATACATTGGCACCTGTGACTTTGCCTTCTGTCATTTTTGCATCGATGAAAGACTCCGAATCCGGATGTTTGATCGATACACTTAACATTAACGCACCACGACGCCCATCCTGTGCAACCTCACGTGTCGAATTGGAATAACGTTCCATAAACGGCACCAATCCTGTCGATGTCAATGCAGAGTTCTTCACAGGAGAACCTTTCGGACGGATATGAGACAAGTCATGTCCTACACCTCCGCGGCGCTTCATTAACTGAACCTGTTCTTCATCAACACGGATAATTGCCCCGTATGAGTCTGCTGATCCATCCAATCCTATAACAAAACAATTAGAGAGTGAGGCAATCTGGTAGTCATTGCCAATTCCCGTCATCGGACTTCCCTGAGGAACGATGTAACGGAAATGATCAAATAGGTCATAAAGTTCCTGCTCCGATAATGGATTAGGATACTTTTTCTCAACACGAGCAATTTCATTAGCTAACCTATGGTGCATATCTACGGGAGATTCCTCATAAATATTCCCGAATGCATCCTTCAAGGCATACTTGTTTACCCATACTTTAGCGGCAAGCTCGTCGCCTGTAAAGTACTCCAGTGAAGCTTTAAATGCTTCATCGAATGTGTAAGTTTTATGGTTCACGATAAATACTGTATTAATAATAGTGCAAGTTTAAGAATACTTTATTTATTGACCAAATTATTCAAGAACTAAAATCAAAACAAATATAAGGTTTTCCATTTCATTTTATACACCATATGATTATCAATAAAATAACTTTTTACATCATCAAATTTATTTTCCAAAAAGAAAACATCGACAAATCCTATGTTTTCCAAAACAGAAAAGGATGCTATAAAAATAACATCCTTTTTAATCTTTATATGTAGAGATTTATTAGCCTCTCAACTTCACTTCGATCTCTTCTA
This is a stretch of genomic DNA from Parabacteroides chongii. It encodes these proteins:
- a CDS encoding adenosylcobalamin-dependent ribonucleoside-diphosphate reductase; protein product: MNHKTYTFDEAFKASLEYFTGDELAAKVWVNKYALKDAFGNIYEESPVDMHHRLANEIARVEKKYPNPLSEQELYDLFDHFRYIVPQGSPMTGIGNDYQIASLSNCFVIGLDGSADSYGAIIRVDEEQVQLMKRRGGVGHDLSHIRPKGSPVKNSALTSTGLVPFMERYSNSTREVAQDGRRGALMLSVSIKHPDSESFIDAKMTEGKVTGANVSVKIDDDFMNAVVSGSPYKQQYPIDSNDPTTVKEIDAPALWKKIIHNAWKSAEPGVLFWDTILRESVPDSYADLGFRTVSTNPCGEIPLCPYDSCRLLAINLYSYVVNPFTKDAYFDYDLFKKHVELAQRIMDDIIDLESEKIEKILEKIDSDPESMEVKETERHLWEKIQKKTLQGRRTGVGITAEGDMIAALGLRYGTEEATECAEKIQKTLALAAYRSSVMMAKERGAFEIYDSKREEKNPFINRLREADPELYADMLKYGRRNIACLTIAPTGTTSLMTQTTSGIEPVFLPVYRRRRKVNPNDAEARVDFVDETGDAFEEYVVFHHKFVTWMQANGYSVTKKYTQEEIDELVAKSPYYKATSNDVDWLQKVRMQGRIQKWVDHSISVTINLPADVSEELVDSLYVEAWKCGCKGCTVYRDGSRSGVLLATEKKKKDDCNCMEPPVIVSTRPRELEADVVKFQNNREKWIAFVGLLNGRPYEIFTGLADDDEGIMLPKNVSKGTIIKSYDEDGKKHYDFQFKNKRGYKMTIEGLDGKFDPEFWNYAKLISGVLRYGMPIDQVIKLVQGMELNNESINTWKNGVERALKKYLPNGTEAKGQKCPNCGLETLIYQEGCLICTNCGASKCG